Proteins encoded together in one Marinobacter sp. Arc7-DN-1 window:
- a CDS encoding glycine cleavage T C-terminal barrel domain-containing protein translates to MAVKFEQVPQDDPQQRAGAARQPDSVDQSDRRVPINLRQSGPTPVEMLISTRVRKSPYWHLAYEAGCWRATVYNRMYHPRGYVRPEDGGAMVEYESLIHDVTMWNVAVERQIQVKGPDAERFVNYVITRDATKIKPMRGKYVILCNEDGGILNDPVLLRVAEDEFWFSLSDSDLEFWLRGVNVGMGFNVSIAEIDVAPVQIQGPKSEALMTDLFGEGVKDIPYYGLMEGQVAGHDVIVSQTGFTGEKGYEIYLKEATKYAEDLWYTVLAAGEPHNLRVIAPAHHRRIAAGILSWGQDVDQETLPFQCNLAYQVPRNKDADYIGKQTLEKVREQLDAGRPPFSHIMVGIRFGGGKVTDYANDFWLISGPDGGEPEGYVTSPWYSPELETNIALAYVPFDLSSIGSSLTVHLPVEYAAADGSTAVEAEVVEVPFRPSVNPNARERARAKGIDFAD, encoded by the coding sequence ATGGCCGTTAAATTCGAACAAGTACCTCAGGATGATCCGCAACAACGGGCCGGTGCCGCGCGCCAGCCCGACAGCGTCGACCAGTCGGATCGCCGCGTACCCATCAACCTGCGTCAGTCCGGCCCCACGCCGGTGGAGATGCTGATTTCCACACGGGTCCGCAAGTCGCCGTATTGGCACCTGGCCTACGAGGCGGGCTGCTGGCGGGCGACCGTTTACAACCGCATGTACCATCCCCGGGGTTATGTCCGCCCGGAAGACGGTGGTGCCATGGTGGAATACGAGTCGCTGATACACGACGTTACCATGTGGAACGTGGCGGTGGAGCGCCAGATCCAGGTCAAGGGTCCGGATGCGGAGCGCTTCGTGAACTATGTGATCACCCGGGACGCTACCAAGATCAAACCCATGCGGGGCAAGTACGTCATCCTGTGCAACGAGGACGGCGGTATCCTCAATGACCCGGTATTGCTTCGGGTGGCCGAGGACGAATTCTGGTTCTCCCTTTCCGACAGTGATCTGGAATTCTGGCTGCGGGGCGTAAACGTCGGTATGGGCTTCAACGTCAGCATCGCGGAAATCGATGTGGCACCGGTCCAGATCCAGGGTCCCAAGTCCGAGGCACTTATGACGGATCTGTTCGGTGAGGGCGTGAAAGACATTCCCTACTATGGACTGATGGAAGGCCAGGTGGCGGGCCACGATGTCATCGTTTCCCAGACCGGTTTCACCGGAGAGAAGGGTTACGAGATTTACCTCAAGGAAGCGACTAAATACGCCGAGGACCTCTGGTACACAGTGCTTGCGGCCGGTGAACCGCACAACCTGCGGGTGATAGCGCCCGCACACCATCGCCGGATAGCCGCGGGCATTCTTTCCTGGGGCCAGGATGTGGATCAGGAAACCCTGCCATTCCAGTGCAACCTGGCCTACCAGGTGCCGCGCAACAAAGATGCGGATTATATCGGCAAGCAGACGCTGGAGAAGGTTCGTGAGCAGTTGGATGCCGGTCGTCCGCCGTTCAGCCACATTATGGTGGGCATCCGCTTTGGCGGCGGCAAGGTGACTGACTACGCCAATGATTTCTGGCTGATCAGCGGGCCCGATGGTGGCGAGCCGGAGGGCTATGTCACGTCACCCTGGTACTCGCCGGAACTGGAGACGAACATCGCGCTGGCCTATGTGCCGTTTGATCTGAGCAGTATTGGCAGCAGCTTGACCGTGCACCTTCCGGTGGAATATGCCGCGGCGGATGGCTCAACCGCTGTGGAGGCGGAGGTGGTGGAAGTGCCCTTCCGGCCATCGGTGAACCCCAACGCCCGTGAACGGGCCCGGGCGAAGGGTATTGACTTCGCCGACTAG
- a CDS encoding NADP-dependent oxidoreductase, which translates to MSTYKAINLVKRPAGTVGPELFEVVENTVPEPAEGEFLVRQTYMSLDPAMMGWMSEDTDSYIPRVELGDVMRSSGIGEVVASNHPDFAVGDQVMGMFGWQEMALTDGTGVNKVDKSLPPEMVLSVFALPGLTATQGLYGYGDPKPGETLVVSGAAGSVGSIVGQLARADGLRVIGVVGSDEKADWIVNELGFDGAVNYRTDDLGAKLDELAPEGIDVYFENTGGPVQDYVFERMNAHGRIVVCGMIADYTSANPRPGPNWMRIIKKRLSIQGFTMPDHWHRTKELHAKLTPYVQKGQIKYRTHVLEGLESAMNGLNLFLTGENKGKLMVKL; encoded by the coding sequence ATGAGTACCTATAAAGCGATTAACCTGGTGAAGCGGCCTGCGGGGACTGTCGGCCCGGAGCTGTTCGAGGTGGTGGAAAACACCGTTCCGGAACCCGCCGAAGGTGAATTTCTGGTCCGGCAGACCTATATGTCTCTCGACCCGGCCATGATGGGCTGGATGAGTGAGGACACCGATAGCTACATTCCCCGGGTGGAGTTGGGTGACGTCATGCGTTCATCGGGCATTGGCGAGGTCGTCGCTTCGAATCACCCGGATTTTGCCGTGGGTGACCAGGTCATGGGGATGTTTGGCTGGCAGGAAATGGCCCTGACGGATGGTACGGGCGTGAACAAGGTGGATAAAAGCCTGCCGCCGGAAATGGTACTGTCGGTTTTTGCCCTGCCCGGTCTGACCGCCACCCAGGGGCTGTATGGTTATGGTGACCCCAAGCCGGGTGAAACCCTGGTGGTATCCGGTGCCGCCGGCTCTGTCGGCTCGATCGTGGGGCAGTTGGCCAGGGCCGATGGTCTGCGGGTTATCGGTGTCGTCGGCAGCGATGAAAAGGCGGACTGGATTGTCAATGAACTGGGCTTCGACGGTGCCGTGAACTACAGGACCGACGACCTGGGCGCGAAACTGGATGAACTGGCCCCGGAGGGTATCGACGTCTACTTCGAGAACACCGGTGGTCCGGTCCAGGACTACGTGTTCGAGCGGATGAATGCGCACGGCCGTATTGTGGTGTGCGGAATGATTGCCGATTACACCTCAGCGAACCCTCGTCCCGGCCCCAACTGGATGCGCATCATCAAGAAACGCCTGTCGATCCAGGGTTTCACCATGCCTGATCATTGGCACAGGACGAAGGAGCTGCACGCCAAGCTCACACCCTATGTTCAGAAGGGACAGATCAAATACCGGACACACGTTCTGGAAGGGTTGGAATCGGCCATGAACGGCCTGAACCTGTTCCTGACCGGCGAGAACAAGGGTAAGTTGATGGTGAAGCTTTAA
- a CDS encoding SDR family NAD(P)-dependent oxidoreductase yields the protein MNYVLITGASAGIGEEFARALAAEKQNLILVARREDRLASLATELSERSGVSVEVLAADLATAEGAENVVSAVTSAGWKLTGLINNAGFGDRGSFSDLSLERQLNMIQVNVTSLVALTWKLLPNLKENRDSFIVNVASTAAFQAGPGMAIYYATKAFVLSFSEALHEELRGSGVAVSALCPGATASEFAAEANMTDTRLFKAGTMSAEAVATTALARRRSAIVIPGLRNRLMVWLGKLSPRLITRRLAGWLQA from the coding sequence ATGAACTATGTGCTCATCACCGGCGCCAGTGCCGGCATAGGCGAAGAGTTCGCCCGCGCTCTGGCTGCCGAAAAGCAGAACCTGATTCTTGTGGCCCGTCGTGAAGACCGCCTGGCCTCCCTGGCTACCGAGCTTTCAGAAAGATCCGGCGTATCCGTCGAGGTTCTGGCTGCCGACCTGGCCACAGCCGAGGGCGCCGAAAACGTTGTCTCGGCCGTTACTTCAGCCGGATGGAAGCTTACCGGCCTGATCAACAATGCCGGTTTTGGCGACCGCGGCAGCTTCAGCGACCTCTCACTGGAACGCCAGCTCAACATGATTCAGGTGAACGTGACATCGCTGGTTGCGCTGACCTGGAAACTCCTGCCCAACCTGAAAGAGAACCGGGACAGCTTCATCGTTAACGTCGCCTCCACCGCAGCGTTTCAGGCGGGGCCCGGCATGGCCATTTACTACGCCACGAAGGCCTTTGTATTGTCCTTTTCCGAAGCACTGCACGAGGAATTACGAGGCTCAGGCGTTGCCGTAAGCGCACTCTGCCCGGGAGCGACAGCGTCAGAGTTCGCAGCTGAAGCCAATATGACGGACACCAGGCTCTTCAAAGCCGGCACCATGTCAGCCGAAGCGGTGGCAACCACAGCACTGGCCAGACGCCGCAGTGCCATCGTCATCCCGGGACTGCGTAACCGGTTGATGGTATGGTTGGGCAAACTTTCCCCCCGACTCATTACCAGGCGCCTCGCAGGCTGGTTACAGGCGTAA